A single region of the Gorilla gorilla gorilla isolate KB3781 chromosome 1, NHGRI_mGorGor1-v2.1_pri, whole genome shotgun sequence genome encodes:
- the SHC1 gene encoding SHC-transforming protein 1 isoform X3 has product MDLLPPKPKYNPLRNESLSSLEEGASGSTPPEELPSPSASSLGPILPPLPGDDSPTTLCSFFPRMSNLRLANPAGGRPGSKGEPGRAADDGEGIVGAAMPDSGPLPLLQDMNKLSGGGGRRTRVEGGQLGGEEWTRHGSFVNKPTRGWLHPNDKVMGPGVSYLVRYMGCVEVLQSMRALDFNTRTQVTREAISLVCEAVPGAKGATRRRKPCSRPLSSILGRSNLKFAGMPITLTVSTSSLNLMAADCKQIIANHHMQSISFASGGDPDTAEYVAYVAKDPVNQRACHILECPEGLAQDVISTIGQAFELRFKQYLRNPPKLVTPHDRMAGFDGSAWDEEEEEPPDHQYYNDFPGKEPPLGGVVDMRLREGAAPGAARPTAPSAQTPSHLGATLPVGQPVGGDPEVRKQMPPPPPCPAGRELFDDPSYVNVQNLDKARQAVGGAGPPNPAVNGSAPRDLFDMKPFEDALRVPPPPQSVSMAEQLRGEPWFHGKLSRREAEALLQLNGDFLVRESTTTPGQYVLTGLQSGQPKHLLLVDPEGVVRTKDHRFESVSHLISYHMDNHLPIISAGSELCLQQPVERKL; this is encoded by the exons ATGGATCTCCTGCCCCCCAAGCCCAAGTACAATCCACTCCGGAATGAGTCTCTGTCATCGCTGGAGGAAGGGGCTTCTGGGTCCACCCCCCCGGAGGAGCTGCCTTCCCcatcagcttcatccctggggcccatcctgcctcctctgcctggggacGATAGTCCCACTACCCTGTGCTCCTTCTTCCCCCGGATGAGCAACCTGAGGCTGGCCAACCCAGCTGGGGGGCGCCCAGGGTCTAAGGGGGAGCCAGGAAGGGCAGCTGATGATGGGGAGGGGATCGTAGGGGCAGCCATGCCAGACTCAGGCCCCCTACCCCTCCTCCAGGACATGAACAAGCTGAGTGGAGGCGGCGGGCGCAGGACTCGGGTGGAAGGGGGCCAGCTTGGGGGCGAGGAGTGGACCCGCCACGGGAGCTTTGTCAATAAGCCCACGCGGGGCTGGCTGCATCCCAACGACAAAGTCATGGGACCCGGGGTTTCCTACTTGGTTCGG TACATGGGCTGTGTGGAGGTCCTCCAGTCAATGCGTGCCCTGGACTTCAACACCCGGACTCAGGTCACCAG GGAGGCCATCAGTCTGGTGTGTGAGGCTGTGCCGGGTGCTAAGGGGGCGACAAGGAGGAGAAAG CCCTGTAGCCGCCCGCTCAGCTCTATCCTGGGGAGGAGTAACCTGAAATTTGCTGGAATGCCAATCACTCTCACCGTCTCCACCAGCAGCCTCAATCTCATGGCCGCAGACTGCAAACAG ATCATCGCCAACCACCACATGCAATCTATCTCATTTGCATCCGGCGGGGATCCG GACACAGCCGAGTATGTCGCCTATGTTGCCAAAGACCCTGTGAATCAGAGAG CCTGCCACATTCTGGAGTGTCCCGAAGGGCTTGCCCAGGATGTCATCAGCACCATTGGCCAGGCCTTCGAGTTGCGCTTCAAACAATACCTCAGGAACCCACCCAAACTGGTCACCCCTCATGACAG GATGGCTGGCTTTGATGGCTCAGCatgggatgaggaggaggaagagccacCTGACCATCAGTACTATAATGACTTCCCGGGGAAGGAACCCCCCTTGGGGGGGGTGGTAGACATGAGGCTTCGGGAAGGAGCCGCTCCAGGGGCTGCTcgacccactgcacccagtgcCCAGacccccagccacttgggagctACGCTG CCTGTAGGACAGCCTGTTGGGGGAGATCCAGAAGTCCGCAAACAGATGCCACCTCCACCACCCTGTCCAG CAGGCAGAGAGCTTTTTGATGATCCCTCCTATGTCAACGTCCAGAACCTAGACAAGGCCCGGCAAGCAGTGGGTGGTGCTGGGCCCCCCAATCCTGCTGTCAATGGCAGTGCACCCCGGGACCTGTTTGACATGA AGCCCTTCGAAGATGCTCTTCGggtgcctccacctccccagtcgGTGTCCATGGCTGAGCAGCTCCGAGGGGAGCCCTGGTTCCATGGGAAGCTGAGccggcgggaggctgaggcactgctGCAGCTCAATGGGGACTTCCTGGTGCGGGAGAGCacgaccacacctggccagtatgTGCTCACTGGCTTGCAGAGTGGGCAGCCTAAGCATTTGCTACTGGTGGACCCTGAGGGTGTG GTTCGGACTAAGGATCACCGCTTTGAAAGTGTCAGTCACCTTATCAGCTACCACATGGACAATCACTTGCCCATCATCTCTGCGGGCAGCGAACTGTGTCTACAGCAACCTGTGGAGCGGAAACTGTGA
- the SHC1 gene encoding SHC-transforming protein 1 isoform X6: MDLLPPKPKYNPLRNESLSSLEEGASGSTPPEELPSPSASSLGPILPPLPGDDSPTTLCSFFPRMSNLRLANPAGGRPGSKGEPGRAADDGEGIVGAAMPDSGPLPLLQDMNKLSGGGGRRTRVEGGQLGGEEWTRHGSFVNKPTRGWLHPNDKVMGPGVSYLVRYMGCVEVLQSMRALDFNTRTQVTREAISLVCEAVPGAKGATRRRKPCSRPLSSILGRSNLKFAGMPITLTVSTSSLNLMAADCKQDTAEYVAYVAKDPVNQRACHILECPEGLAQDVISTIGQAFELRFKQYLRNPPKLVTPHDRMAGFDGSAWDEEEEEPPDHQYYNDFPGKEPPLGGVVDMRLREGAAPGAARPTAPSAQTPSHLGATLPVGQPVGGDPEVRKQMPPPPPCPGRELFDDPSYVNVQNLDKARQAVGGAGPPNPAVNGSAPRDLFDMKPFEDALRVPPPPQSVSMAEQLRGEPWFHGKLSRREAEALLQLNGDFLVRESTTTPGQYVLTGLQSGQPKHLLLVDPEGVVRTKDHRFESVSHLISYHMDNHLPIISAGSELCLQQPVERKL, encoded by the exons ATGGATCTCCTGCCCCCCAAGCCCAAGTACAATCCACTCCGGAATGAGTCTCTGTCATCGCTGGAGGAAGGGGCTTCTGGGTCCACCCCCCCGGAGGAGCTGCCTTCCCcatcagcttcatccctggggcccatcctgcctcctctgcctggggacGATAGTCCCACTACCCTGTGCTCCTTCTTCCCCCGGATGAGCAACCTGAGGCTGGCCAACCCAGCTGGGGGGCGCCCAGGGTCTAAGGGGGAGCCAGGAAGGGCAGCTGATGATGGGGAGGGGATCGTAGGGGCAGCCATGCCAGACTCAGGCCCCCTACCCCTCCTCCAGGACATGAACAAGCTGAGTGGAGGCGGCGGGCGCAGGACTCGGGTGGAAGGGGGCCAGCTTGGGGGCGAGGAGTGGACCCGCCACGGGAGCTTTGTCAATAAGCCCACGCGGGGCTGGCTGCATCCCAACGACAAAGTCATGGGACCCGGGGTTTCCTACTTGGTTCGG TACATGGGCTGTGTGGAGGTCCTCCAGTCAATGCGTGCCCTGGACTTCAACACCCGGACTCAGGTCACCAG GGAGGCCATCAGTCTGGTGTGTGAGGCTGTGCCGGGTGCTAAGGGGGCGACAAGGAGGAGAAAG CCCTGTAGCCGCCCGCTCAGCTCTATCCTGGGGAGGAGTAACCTGAAATTTGCTGGAATGCCAATCACTCTCACCGTCTCCACCAGCAGCCTCAATCTCATGGCCGCAGACTGCAAACAG GACACAGCCGAGTATGTCGCCTATGTTGCCAAAGACCCTGTGAATCAGAGAG CCTGCCACATTCTGGAGTGTCCCGAAGGGCTTGCCCAGGATGTCATCAGCACCATTGGCCAGGCCTTCGAGTTGCGCTTCAAACAATACCTCAGGAACCCACCCAAACTGGTCACCCCTCATGACAG GATGGCTGGCTTTGATGGCTCAGCatgggatgaggaggaggaagagccacCTGACCATCAGTACTATAATGACTTCCCGGGGAAGGAACCCCCCTTGGGGGGGGTGGTAGACATGAGGCTTCGGGAAGGAGCCGCTCCAGGGGCTGCTcgacccactgcacccagtgcCCAGacccccagccacttgggagctACGCTG CCTGTAGGACAGCCTGTTGGGGGAGATCCAGAAGTCCGCAAACAGATGCCACCTCCACCACCCTGTCCAG GCAGAGAGCTTTTTGATGATCCCTCCTATGTCAACGTCCAGAACCTAGACAAGGCCCGGCAAGCAGTGGGTGGTGCTGGGCCCCCCAATCCTGCTGTCAATGGCAGTGCACCCCGGGACCTGTTTGACATGA AGCCCTTCGAAGATGCTCTTCGggtgcctccacctccccagtcgGTGTCCATGGCTGAGCAGCTCCGAGGGGAGCCCTGGTTCCATGGGAAGCTGAGccggcgggaggctgaggcactgctGCAGCTCAATGGGGACTTCCTGGTGCGGGAGAGCacgaccacacctggccagtatgTGCTCACTGGCTTGCAGAGTGGGCAGCCTAAGCATTTGCTACTGGTGGACCCTGAGGGTGTG GTTCGGACTAAGGATCACCGCTTTGAAAGTGTCAGTCACCTTATCAGCTACCACATGGACAATCACTTGCCCATCATCTCTGCGGGCAGCGAACTGTGTCTACAGCAACCTGTGGAGCGGAAACTGTGA
- the SHC1 gene encoding SHC-transforming protein 1 isoform X4, whose translation MDLLPPKPKYNPLRNESLSSLEEGASGSTPPEELPSPSASSLGPILPPLPGDDSPTTLCSFFPRMSNLRLANPAGGRPGSKGEPGRAADDGEGIVGAAMPDSGPLPLLQDMNKLSGGGGRRTRVEGGQLGGEEWTRHGSFVNKPTRGWLHPNDKVMGPGVSYLVRYMGCVEVLQSMRALDFNTRTQVTREAISLVCEAVPGAKGATRRRKPCSRPLSSILGRSNLKFAGMPITLTVSTSSLNLMAADCKQIIANHHMQSISFASGGDPDTAEYVAYVAKDPVNQRACHILECPEGLAQDVISTIGQAFELRFKQYLRNPPKLVTPHDRMAGFDGSAWDEEEEEPPDHQYYNDFPGKEPPLGGVVDMRLREGAAPGAARPTAPSAQTPSHLGATLPVGQPVGGDPEVRKQMPPPPPCPGRELFDDPSYVNVQNLDKARQAVGGAGPPNPAVNGSAPRDLFDMKPFEDALRVPPPPQSVSMAEQLRGEPWFHGKLSRREAEALLQLNGDFLVRESTTTPGQYVLTGLQSGQPKHLLLVDPEGVVRTKDHRFESVSHLISYHMDNHLPIISAGSELCLQQPVERKL comes from the exons ATGGATCTCCTGCCCCCCAAGCCCAAGTACAATCCACTCCGGAATGAGTCTCTGTCATCGCTGGAGGAAGGGGCTTCTGGGTCCACCCCCCCGGAGGAGCTGCCTTCCCcatcagcttcatccctggggcccatcctgcctcctctgcctggggacGATAGTCCCACTACCCTGTGCTCCTTCTTCCCCCGGATGAGCAACCTGAGGCTGGCCAACCCAGCTGGGGGGCGCCCAGGGTCTAAGGGGGAGCCAGGAAGGGCAGCTGATGATGGGGAGGGGATCGTAGGGGCAGCCATGCCAGACTCAGGCCCCCTACCCCTCCTCCAGGACATGAACAAGCTGAGTGGAGGCGGCGGGCGCAGGACTCGGGTGGAAGGGGGCCAGCTTGGGGGCGAGGAGTGGACCCGCCACGGGAGCTTTGTCAATAAGCCCACGCGGGGCTGGCTGCATCCCAACGACAAAGTCATGGGACCCGGGGTTTCCTACTTGGTTCGG TACATGGGCTGTGTGGAGGTCCTCCAGTCAATGCGTGCCCTGGACTTCAACACCCGGACTCAGGTCACCAG GGAGGCCATCAGTCTGGTGTGTGAGGCTGTGCCGGGTGCTAAGGGGGCGACAAGGAGGAGAAAG CCCTGTAGCCGCCCGCTCAGCTCTATCCTGGGGAGGAGTAACCTGAAATTTGCTGGAATGCCAATCACTCTCACCGTCTCCACCAGCAGCCTCAATCTCATGGCCGCAGACTGCAAACAG ATCATCGCCAACCACCACATGCAATCTATCTCATTTGCATCCGGCGGGGATCCG GACACAGCCGAGTATGTCGCCTATGTTGCCAAAGACCCTGTGAATCAGAGAG CCTGCCACATTCTGGAGTGTCCCGAAGGGCTTGCCCAGGATGTCATCAGCACCATTGGCCAGGCCTTCGAGTTGCGCTTCAAACAATACCTCAGGAACCCACCCAAACTGGTCACCCCTCATGACAG GATGGCTGGCTTTGATGGCTCAGCatgggatgaggaggaggaagagccacCTGACCATCAGTACTATAATGACTTCCCGGGGAAGGAACCCCCCTTGGGGGGGGTGGTAGACATGAGGCTTCGGGAAGGAGCCGCTCCAGGGGCTGCTcgacccactgcacccagtgcCCAGacccccagccacttgggagctACGCTG CCTGTAGGACAGCCTGTTGGGGGAGATCCAGAAGTCCGCAAACAGATGCCACCTCCACCACCCTGTCCAG GCAGAGAGCTTTTTGATGATCCCTCCTATGTCAACGTCCAGAACCTAGACAAGGCCCGGCAAGCAGTGGGTGGTGCTGGGCCCCCCAATCCTGCTGTCAATGGCAGTGCACCCCGGGACCTGTTTGACATGA AGCCCTTCGAAGATGCTCTTCGggtgcctccacctccccagtcgGTGTCCATGGCTGAGCAGCTCCGAGGGGAGCCCTGGTTCCATGGGAAGCTGAGccggcgggaggctgaggcactgctGCAGCTCAATGGGGACTTCCTGGTGCGGGAGAGCacgaccacacctggccagtatgTGCTCACTGGCTTGCAGAGTGGGCAGCCTAAGCATTTGCTACTGGTGGACCCTGAGGGTGTG GTTCGGACTAAGGATCACCGCTTTGAAAGTGTCAGTCACCTTATCAGCTACCACATGGACAATCACTTGCCCATCATCTCTGCGGGCAGCGAACTGTGTCTACAGCAACCTGTGGAGCGGAAACTGTGA
- the SHC1 gene encoding SHC-transforming protein 1 isoform X2 — protein sequence MDLLPPKPKYNPLRNESLSSLEEGASGSTPPEELPSPSASSLGPILPPLPGDDSPTTLCSFFPRMSNLRLANPAGGRPGSKGEPGRAADDGEGIVGAAMPDSGPLPLLQDMNKLSGGGGRRTRVEGGQLGGEEWTRHGSFVNKPTRGWLHPNDKVMGPGVSYLVRYMGCVEVLQSMRALDFNTRTQVTREAISLVCEAVPGAKGATRRRKPCSRPLSSILGRSNLKFAGMPITLTVSTSSLNLMAADCKQIIANHHMQSISFASGGDPDTAEYVAYVAKDPVNQRACHILECPEGLAQDVISTIGQAFELRFKQYLRNPPKLVTPHDRMAGFDGSAWDEEEEEPPDHQYYNDFPGKEPPLGGVVDMRLREGAAPGAARPTAPSAQTPSHLGATLPVGQPVGGDPEVRKQMPPPPPCPGRELFDDPSYVNVQNLDKARQAVGGAGPPNPAVNGSAPRDLFDMKPFEDALRVPPPPQSVSMAEQLRGEPWFHGKLSRREAEALLQLNGDFLVRESTTTPGQYVLTGLQSGQPKHLLLVDPEGVVSVAEVWVRGGRKEGTVPYSVSLFLPSLLCRHSRWAAVYGPLLLFKVSGIFLQRLIP from the exons ATGGATCTCCTGCCCCCCAAGCCCAAGTACAATCCACTCCGGAATGAGTCTCTGTCATCGCTGGAGGAAGGGGCTTCTGGGTCCACCCCCCCGGAGGAGCTGCCTTCCCcatcagcttcatccctggggcccatcctgcctcctctgcctggggacGATAGTCCCACTACCCTGTGCTCCTTCTTCCCCCGGATGAGCAACCTGAGGCTGGCCAACCCAGCTGGGGGGCGCCCAGGGTCTAAGGGGGAGCCAGGAAGGGCAGCTGATGATGGGGAGGGGATCGTAGGGGCAGCCATGCCAGACTCAGGCCCCCTACCCCTCCTCCAGGACATGAACAAGCTGAGTGGAGGCGGCGGGCGCAGGACTCGGGTGGAAGGGGGCCAGCTTGGGGGCGAGGAGTGGACCCGCCACGGGAGCTTTGTCAATAAGCCCACGCGGGGCTGGCTGCATCCCAACGACAAAGTCATGGGACCCGGGGTTTCCTACTTGGTTCGG TACATGGGCTGTGTGGAGGTCCTCCAGTCAATGCGTGCCCTGGACTTCAACACCCGGACTCAGGTCACCAG GGAGGCCATCAGTCTGGTGTGTGAGGCTGTGCCGGGTGCTAAGGGGGCGACAAGGAGGAGAAAG CCCTGTAGCCGCCCGCTCAGCTCTATCCTGGGGAGGAGTAACCTGAAATTTGCTGGAATGCCAATCACTCTCACCGTCTCCACCAGCAGCCTCAATCTCATGGCCGCAGACTGCAAACAG ATCATCGCCAACCACCACATGCAATCTATCTCATTTGCATCCGGCGGGGATCCG GACACAGCCGAGTATGTCGCCTATGTTGCCAAAGACCCTGTGAATCAGAGAG CCTGCCACATTCTGGAGTGTCCCGAAGGGCTTGCCCAGGATGTCATCAGCACCATTGGCCAGGCCTTCGAGTTGCGCTTCAAACAATACCTCAGGAACCCACCCAAACTGGTCACCCCTCATGACAG GATGGCTGGCTTTGATGGCTCAGCatgggatgaggaggaggaagagccacCTGACCATCAGTACTATAATGACTTCCCGGGGAAGGAACCCCCCTTGGGGGGGGTGGTAGACATGAGGCTTCGGGAAGGAGCCGCTCCAGGGGCTGCTcgacccactgcacccagtgcCCAGacccccagccacttgggagctACGCTG CCTGTAGGACAGCCTGTTGGGGGAGATCCAGAAGTCCGCAAACAGATGCCACCTCCACCACCCTGTCCAG GCAGAGAGCTTTTTGATGATCCCTCCTATGTCAACGTCCAGAACCTAGACAAGGCCCGGCAAGCAGTGGGTGGTGCTGGGCCCCCCAATCCTGCTGTCAATGGCAGTGCACCCCGGGACCTGTTTGACATGA AGCCCTTCGAAGATGCTCTTCGggtgcctccacctccccagtcgGTGTCCATGGCTGAGCAGCTCCGAGGGGAGCCCTGGTTCCATGGGAAGCTGAGccggcgggaggctgaggcactgctGCAGCTCAATGGGGACTTCCTGGTGCGGGAGAGCacgaccacacctggccagtatgTGCTCACTGGCTTGCAGAGTGGGCAGCCTAAGCATTTGCTACTGGTGGACCCTGAGGGTGTGGTGAGTGTGGCAGAGGTGTGGGTGAGGGGTGGCAGAAAGGAAGGTACAGTACCCTACAGTGTATCCCTGTTCCTTCCCTCATTGCTTTGTAGACACTCCCGCTGGGCAGCTGTCTATGGGCCTCTCTTGCTCTTTAAAGTGTCTGGCATCTTCCTCCAGAGGCTCATCCCTTAG
- the SHC1 gene encoding SHC-transforming protein 1 isoform X1 translates to MDLLPPKPKYNPLRNESLSSLEEGASGSTPPEELPSPSASSLGPILPPLPGDDSPTTLCSFFPRMSNLRLANPAGGRPGSKGEPGRAADDGEGIVGAAMPDSGPLPLLQDMNKLSGGGGRRTRVEGGQLGGEEWTRHGSFVNKPTRGWLHPNDKVMGPGVSYLVRYMGCVEVLQSMRALDFNTRTQVTREAISLVCEAVPGAKGATRRRKPCSRPLSSILGRSNLKFAGMPITLTVSTSSLNLMAADCKQIIANHHMQSISFASGGDPDTAEYVAYVAKDPVNQRACHILECPEGLAQDVISTIGQAFELRFKQYLRNPPKLVTPHDRMAGFDGSAWDEEEEEPPDHQYYNDFPGKEPPLGGVVDMRLREGAAPGAARPTAPSAQTPSHLGATLPVGQPVGGDPEVRKQMPPPPPCPAGRELFDDPSYVNVQNLDKARQAVGGAGPPNPAVNGSAPRDLFDMKPFEDALRVPPPPQSVSMAEQLRGEPWFHGKLSRREAEALLQLNGDFLVRESTTTPGQYVLTGLQSGQPKHLLLVDPEGVVSVAEVWVRGGRKEGTVPYSVSLFLPSLLCRHSRWAAVYGPLLLFKVSGIFLQRLIP, encoded by the exons ATGGATCTCCTGCCCCCCAAGCCCAAGTACAATCCACTCCGGAATGAGTCTCTGTCATCGCTGGAGGAAGGGGCTTCTGGGTCCACCCCCCCGGAGGAGCTGCCTTCCCcatcagcttcatccctggggcccatcctgcctcctctgcctggggacGATAGTCCCACTACCCTGTGCTCCTTCTTCCCCCGGATGAGCAACCTGAGGCTGGCCAACCCAGCTGGGGGGCGCCCAGGGTCTAAGGGGGAGCCAGGAAGGGCAGCTGATGATGGGGAGGGGATCGTAGGGGCAGCCATGCCAGACTCAGGCCCCCTACCCCTCCTCCAGGACATGAACAAGCTGAGTGGAGGCGGCGGGCGCAGGACTCGGGTGGAAGGGGGCCAGCTTGGGGGCGAGGAGTGGACCCGCCACGGGAGCTTTGTCAATAAGCCCACGCGGGGCTGGCTGCATCCCAACGACAAAGTCATGGGACCCGGGGTTTCCTACTTGGTTCGG TACATGGGCTGTGTGGAGGTCCTCCAGTCAATGCGTGCCCTGGACTTCAACACCCGGACTCAGGTCACCAG GGAGGCCATCAGTCTGGTGTGTGAGGCTGTGCCGGGTGCTAAGGGGGCGACAAGGAGGAGAAAG CCCTGTAGCCGCCCGCTCAGCTCTATCCTGGGGAGGAGTAACCTGAAATTTGCTGGAATGCCAATCACTCTCACCGTCTCCACCAGCAGCCTCAATCTCATGGCCGCAGACTGCAAACAG ATCATCGCCAACCACCACATGCAATCTATCTCATTTGCATCCGGCGGGGATCCG GACACAGCCGAGTATGTCGCCTATGTTGCCAAAGACCCTGTGAATCAGAGAG CCTGCCACATTCTGGAGTGTCCCGAAGGGCTTGCCCAGGATGTCATCAGCACCATTGGCCAGGCCTTCGAGTTGCGCTTCAAACAATACCTCAGGAACCCACCCAAACTGGTCACCCCTCATGACAG GATGGCTGGCTTTGATGGCTCAGCatgggatgaggaggaggaagagccacCTGACCATCAGTACTATAATGACTTCCCGGGGAAGGAACCCCCCTTGGGGGGGGTGGTAGACATGAGGCTTCGGGAAGGAGCCGCTCCAGGGGCTGCTcgacccactgcacccagtgcCCAGacccccagccacttgggagctACGCTG CCTGTAGGACAGCCTGTTGGGGGAGATCCAGAAGTCCGCAAACAGATGCCACCTCCACCACCCTGTCCAG CAGGCAGAGAGCTTTTTGATGATCCCTCCTATGTCAACGTCCAGAACCTAGACAAGGCCCGGCAAGCAGTGGGTGGTGCTGGGCCCCCCAATCCTGCTGTCAATGGCAGTGCACCCCGGGACCTGTTTGACATGA AGCCCTTCGAAGATGCTCTTCGggtgcctccacctccccagtcgGTGTCCATGGCTGAGCAGCTCCGAGGGGAGCCCTGGTTCCATGGGAAGCTGAGccggcgggaggctgaggcactgctGCAGCTCAATGGGGACTTCCTGGTGCGGGAGAGCacgaccacacctggccagtatgTGCTCACTGGCTTGCAGAGTGGGCAGCCTAAGCATTTGCTACTGGTGGACCCTGAGGGTGTGGTGAGTGTGGCAGAGGTGTGGGTGAGGGGTGGCAGAAAGGAAGGTACAGTACCCTACAGTGTATCCCTGTTCCTTCCCTCATTGCTTTGTAGACACTCCCGCTGGGCAGCTGTCTATGGGCCTCTCTTGCTCTTTAAAGTGTCTGGCATCTTCCTCCAGAGGCTCATCCCTTAG
- the SHC1 gene encoding SHC-transforming protein 1 isoform X5 — translation MDLLPPKPKYNPLRNESLSSLEEGASGSTPPEELPSPSASSLGPILPPLPGDDSPTTLCSFFPRMSNLRLANPAGGRPGSKGEPGRAADDGEGIVGAAMPDSGPLPLLQDMNKLSGGGGRRTRVEGGQLGGEEWTRHGSFVNKPTRGWLHPNDKVMGPGVSYLVRYMGCVEVLQSMRALDFNTRTQVTREAISLVCEAVPGAKGATRRRKPCSRPLSSILGRSNLKFAGMPITLTVSTSSLNLMAADCKQDTAEYVAYVAKDPVNQRACHILECPEGLAQDVISTIGQAFELRFKQYLRNPPKLVTPHDRMAGFDGSAWDEEEEEPPDHQYYNDFPGKEPPLGGVVDMRLREGAAPGAARPTAPSAQTPSHLGATLPVGQPVGGDPEVRKQMPPPPPCPAGRELFDDPSYVNVQNLDKARQAVGGAGPPNPAVNGSAPRDLFDMKPFEDALRVPPPPQSVSMAEQLRGEPWFHGKLSRREAEALLQLNGDFLVRESTTTPGQYVLTGLQSGQPKHLLLVDPEGVVRTKDHRFESVSHLISYHMDNHLPIISAGSELCLQQPVERKL, via the exons ATGGATCTCCTGCCCCCCAAGCCCAAGTACAATCCACTCCGGAATGAGTCTCTGTCATCGCTGGAGGAAGGGGCTTCTGGGTCCACCCCCCCGGAGGAGCTGCCTTCCCcatcagcttcatccctggggcccatcctgcctcctctgcctggggacGATAGTCCCACTACCCTGTGCTCCTTCTTCCCCCGGATGAGCAACCTGAGGCTGGCCAACCCAGCTGGGGGGCGCCCAGGGTCTAAGGGGGAGCCAGGAAGGGCAGCTGATGATGGGGAGGGGATCGTAGGGGCAGCCATGCCAGACTCAGGCCCCCTACCCCTCCTCCAGGACATGAACAAGCTGAGTGGAGGCGGCGGGCGCAGGACTCGGGTGGAAGGGGGCCAGCTTGGGGGCGAGGAGTGGACCCGCCACGGGAGCTTTGTCAATAAGCCCACGCGGGGCTGGCTGCATCCCAACGACAAAGTCATGGGACCCGGGGTTTCCTACTTGGTTCGG TACATGGGCTGTGTGGAGGTCCTCCAGTCAATGCGTGCCCTGGACTTCAACACCCGGACTCAGGTCACCAG GGAGGCCATCAGTCTGGTGTGTGAGGCTGTGCCGGGTGCTAAGGGGGCGACAAGGAGGAGAAAG CCCTGTAGCCGCCCGCTCAGCTCTATCCTGGGGAGGAGTAACCTGAAATTTGCTGGAATGCCAATCACTCTCACCGTCTCCACCAGCAGCCTCAATCTCATGGCCGCAGACTGCAAACAG GACACAGCCGAGTATGTCGCCTATGTTGCCAAAGACCCTGTGAATCAGAGAG CCTGCCACATTCTGGAGTGTCCCGAAGGGCTTGCCCAGGATGTCATCAGCACCATTGGCCAGGCCTTCGAGTTGCGCTTCAAACAATACCTCAGGAACCCACCCAAACTGGTCACCCCTCATGACAG GATGGCTGGCTTTGATGGCTCAGCatgggatgaggaggaggaagagccacCTGACCATCAGTACTATAATGACTTCCCGGGGAAGGAACCCCCCTTGGGGGGGGTGGTAGACATGAGGCTTCGGGAAGGAGCCGCTCCAGGGGCTGCTcgacccactgcacccagtgcCCAGacccccagccacttgggagctACGCTG CCTGTAGGACAGCCTGTTGGGGGAGATCCAGAAGTCCGCAAACAGATGCCACCTCCACCACCCTGTCCAG CAGGCAGAGAGCTTTTTGATGATCCCTCCTATGTCAACGTCCAGAACCTAGACAAGGCCCGGCAAGCAGTGGGTGGTGCTGGGCCCCCCAATCCTGCTGTCAATGGCAGTGCACCCCGGGACCTGTTTGACATGA AGCCCTTCGAAGATGCTCTTCGggtgcctccacctccccagtcgGTGTCCATGGCTGAGCAGCTCCGAGGGGAGCCCTGGTTCCATGGGAAGCTGAGccggcgggaggctgaggcactgctGCAGCTCAATGGGGACTTCCTGGTGCGGGAGAGCacgaccacacctggccagtatgTGCTCACTGGCTTGCAGAGTGGGCAGCCTAAGCATTTGCTACTGGTGGACCCTGAGGGTGTG GTTCGGACTAAGGATCACCGCTTTGAAAGTGTCAGTCACCTTATCAGCTACCACATGGACAATCACTTGCCCATCATCTCTGCGGGCAGCGAACTGTGTCTACAGCAACCTGTGGAGCGGAAACTGTGA